The following are from one region of the Halogeometricum sp. S3BR5-2 genome:
- a CDS encoding Zn-ribbon domain-containing OB-fold protein — MSHEDGDHAMEAYRYPDGSITYPGHPIGPGGEEAVDTVDLSEYTAEIVTWTTSTATPPGVREPNSLAIVEFDVDGEPVRAIGQLTEADAKDSDVEIGDEVRPVYCEELRDPEAGIREPESQEWDGFRFDPV; from the coding sequence ATGAGCCACGAAGACGGAGACCACGCGATGGAGGCGTACCGCTACCCCGACGGCAGCATCACCTACCCCGGCCACCCCATCGGTCCCGGCGGCGAGGAGGCGGTGGACACCGTCGACCTGAGCGAGTACACCGCCGAAATCGTCACGTGGACCACGTCGACGGCGACGCCGCCGGGCGTCCGCGAACCGAACTCGCTGGCCATCGTCGAGTTCGACGTCGACGGCGAACCCGTCCGCGCCATCGGCCAACTCACCGAGGCGGACGCGAAGGACTCGGACGTCGAAATCGGCGACGAGGTCCGACCCGTCTACTGCGAGGAACTCCGCGACCCCGAGGCCGGGATTCGAGAGCCGGAAAGTCAGGAGTGGGACGGGTTCCGCTTCGACCCGGTCTGA
- a CDS encoding thiolase C-terminal domain-containing protein — MDSVAVIGASMTRFGQRDAWIRELLAEAGQACLDDAGVEPDAVDHLYVSNMASGEFEGQTGVPNALAQDLSAVPAYTARIDQTSSSGGAGIYAAWQSVASEASEMTLLVGGEKMTHRSTAEATDVIASLTHPVEYKHGVTLPSFAGLTARLYLDEYDAPRESLGKVAVKNHKNGVDNPHAQFRKEVDLETVLDSPVVADPLRLYDFCPITDGSAALLFCPESVAREYADEYVVISGIGGATDTHVVHERADPTTMGGVVNSSEQAYEMADIDPDDIDVAELHDMFTILEFLQSEDLGFFEKGEGWKAVEEGVTDRDGDLPINTSGGLKSKGHPLGASGVAQAYEIYAQLTGQAGDRQVEAETGLACNVGGFGNCVTTTIMEARE, encoded by the coding sequence ATGGACAGCGTAGCAGTCATCGGCGCGTCGATGACCCGGTTCGGGCAGCGCGACGCGTGGATACGCGAGTTGCTCGCGGAGGCGGGGCAGGCCTGCCTCGACGACGCCGGCGTCGAACCCGACGCCGTCGACCACCTGTACGTCTCGAACATGGCCAGCGGGGAGTTCGAGGGCCAGACGGGCGTCCCGAACGCGTTGGCGCAGGACCTCTCGGCGGTGCCGGCCTACACGGCTCGCATCGACCAGACGTCCTCGTCGGGCGGGGCGGGCATCTACGCCGCGTGGCAGTCCGTCGCCTCGGAGGCGTCGGAGATGACGCTCCTCGTCGGCGGCGAGAAGATGACCCACCGCTCCACCGCGGAGGCGACGGACGTCATCGCCTCCCTGACGCACCCCGTCGAGTACAAACACGGCGTCACGCTCCCGAGTTTCGCCGGTCTCACGGCGCGTCTCTACCTCGACGAGTACGACGCGCCCCGGGAGTCGCTCGGCAAGGTGGCCGTGAAGAACCACAAGAACGGCGTCGACAACCCGCACGCGCAGTTCCGCAAGGAGGTGGACTTGGAGACCGTTCTCGACTCGCCCGTCGTCGCGGACCCCCTCCGCCTGTACGACTTCTGCCCCATCACCGACGGCTCCGCGGCCCTCCTCTTCTGCCCGGAGTCCGTCGCCCGCGAGTACGCCGACGAGTACGTCGTCATCTCGGGCATCGGCGGCGCGACGGACACCCACGTCGTCCACGAACGCGCCGACCCGACGACGATGGGCGGCGTCGTCAACTCCTCCGAACAGGCCTACGAGATGGCCGACATCGACCCCGACGATATCGACGTGGCCGAACTGCACGACATGTTCACAATCTTGGAGTTCCTCCAGTCCGAGGACCTCGGCTTCTTCGAGAAGGGCGAAGGCTGGAAAGCGGTCGAGGAGGGCGTCACGGACCGCGACGGCGACCTTCCCATCAACACCTCCGGCGGTCTGAAGTCGAAGGGCCATCCGCTCGGCGCGTCGGGCGTCGCGCAGGCGTACGAGATTTACGCGCAGTTGACGGGTCAGGCGGGCGACCGGCAGGTCGAGGCCGAGACGGGTCTGGCCTGCAACGTCGGCGGGTTCGGCAACTGCGTTACGACCACCATCATGGAGGCGCGAGAATGA
- a CDS encoding DUF7548 family protein, producing the protein MANDTVAPTAGAVASLLLAVVVFAPALLVSAGSGLVADYYASGPAGVSVVGFLGLLSVVVFLAGAQERTEPATVAGLTLVLGVAMLALALLWALSVDQTLLFSFPAEYAWIENHRWAVVAVCAVIPVAASAYARGVLA; encoded by the coding sequence ATGGCAAACGACACCGTCGCGCCGACCGCCGGCGCCGTCGCTTCGCTCCTCCTCGCAGTCGTCGTCTTCGCGCCCGCGCTTCTCGTCTCCGCCGGGAGCGGTCTCGTCGCCGACTACTACGCCTCCGGACCGGCAGGCGTCTCCGTCGTCGGCTTCCTCGGCCTCCTGAGCGTCGTCGTCTTCCTCGCCGGCGCGCAGGAGCGCACCGAACCCGCGACGGTGGCGGGACTGACGCTCGTCCTCGGCGTCGCGATGCTGGCGCTCGCCCTCCTGTGGGCGCTCTCCGTCGACCAGACGCTCCTGTTCAGTTTCCCCGCCGAGTACGCCTGGATCGAGAACCACCGCTGGGCCGTCGTCGCCGTCTGCGCCGTGATACCTGTCGCCGCCAGCGCCTACGCCCGCGGCGTCCTCGCGTAA